From Rhodopirellula bahusiensis, one genomic window encodes:
- a CDS encoding Hsp70 family protein: MQPTIGIDLGTTNSVVAVVENGTPRVIKNPETGEAVLPSVVGLDPSGNMLVGQPALNQAALFPESTIRSVKRKMGEHVQLTLGEKQLSPPEVSAVILGRLRQWAEQDLGCEVNRAVITVPAYFDDGQREATRHAGELAGLEVLRIVNEPTAAALVYDSQSHDPHKVLVYDLGGGTFDVSIVAIESGVVEVLATFGDTHLGGDDFDALLCNQLVNATGDLQESVLADVGAMARLSLSAEAAKRRLSFDTFTEVAEEFLLPGNPSSHLETTLERNDYEQSIEPLLDRTISCVDSALKDAGLHAGQLDKVILVGGSTRTPLVEQLLTQKLGHRPSAEIDPDLCVALGAAVQGALLSGQDVDRVLIEITPHTLGVRCAETRDPLGPANAFAPIIPRGSALPCKRSQTFYTMVPGQTEVSTEVFQGEAAVVTENIFVGEVELADLDPDSPADSPISVTFTMNLNGMLEVRAVDRRTGKEASAEIKRLNESSKQAGSQTEFGSVSADEISEMLGRVPAGQPSQIDEAQSSQTDEALEAESKPSNTLTRRLDELMPSIHATRQNADEQDAEEIDDLVDQLKVAAISNNSEAFAEKVEALEDLLFYLNDA, encoded by the coding sequence ATGCAACCGACGATCGGGATCGATTTAGGGACGACCAACAGCGTGGTCGCTGTCGTTGAAAACGGCACTCCCCGAGTGATCAAGAACCCGGAAACGGGTGAGGCTGTCCTTCCCAGTGTCGTTGGGCTGGATCCGTCCGGCAATATGTTGGTTGGTCAACCTGCACTCAATCAAGCCGCCTTGTTCCCTGAATCGACGATTCGCAGCGTCAAGCGAAAGATGGGTGAGCATGTCCAACTCACTCTCGGTGAAAAACAACTTTCGCCGCCTGAAGTTTCCGCCGTGATCCTGGGACGCCTTCGTCAGTGGGCGGAACAAGACCTCGGATGCGAAGTCAACCGCGCCGTGATCACCGTGCCCGCCTACTTCGATGATGGCCAACGGGAAGCCACCCGCCACGCCGGCGAACTGGCGGGTTTGGAAGTGTTGAGGATTGTGAACGAACCGACCGCTGCCGCCTTGGTTTACGATTCGCAAAGTCACGATCCGCACAAGGTGCTCGTTTATGACTTGGGCGGTGGCACGTTTGATGTTTCGATCGTTGCCATCGAATCCGGCGTCGTCGAAGTCCTGGCCACGTTTGGCGACACGCACCTCGGCGGGGACGACTTTGACGCTCTCCTGTGCAACCAATTGGTGAACGCAACGGGGGATTTGCAGGAATCCGTACTTGCTGATGTCGGTGCGATGGCACGTTTGTCCTTGTCAGCCGAAGCGGCCAAGCGACGCCTGAGCTTCGACACATTCACCGAGGTCGCGGAAGAGTTCTTGCTGCCCGGGAATCCCTCCAGCCACCTGGAAACGACGCTGGAACGGAATGACTACGAACAGTCCATCGAGCCACTTTTGGATCGAACGATCTCGTGTGTCGATTCCGCTCTCAAAGATGCTGGTTTGCATGCCGGACAACTCGACAAAGTGATCCTCGTTGGCGGCAGCACCCGGACACCTCTGGTCGAACAACTATTGACTCAGAAACTGGGGCACCGACCATCGGCAGAAATTGATCCCGATCTTTGCGTGGCTTTGGGCGCGGCCGTGCAGGGTGCTCTGTTGTCGGGACAAGACGTCGACCGAGTCTTGATCGAAATCACGCCTCACACGCTTGGGGTTCGCTGTGCCGAGACTCGCGATCCGCTGGGGCCCGCGAATGCTTTCGCGCCCATCATTCCCCGCGGTAGCGCTCTTCCCTGTAAACGATCGCAAACCTTCTACACCATGGTCCCAGGTCAGACAGAGGTTTCGACGGAGGTCTTCCAAGGAGAAGCCGCGGTCGTGACCGAAAACATCTTTGTTGGGGAAGTCGAACTGGCCGACCTGGATCCCGACTCGCCCGCTGACAGTCCCATCTCGGTGACATTCACGATGAATCTGAACGGGATGCTGGAGGTCCGCGCTGTCGACCGACGAACGGGCAAAGAGGCTTCCGCTGAGATCAAGCGTTTGAACGAATCATCGAAACAGGCGGGATCACAAACCGAGTTCGGTTCGGTTTCGGCGGACGAGATCTCAGAGATGCTCGGACGCGTCCCTGCAGGCCAACCGTCTCAAATAGACGAGGCCCAGTCGTCTCAAACCGACGAGGCACTGGAAGCTGAATCCAAACCCAGCAACACTCTGACGCGGCGACTCGATGAATTGATGCCATCGATCCACGCGACCCGCCAGAACGCTGACGAACAAGATGCAGAGGAGATCGATGACTTGGTGGATCAGTTGAAAGTCGCCGCTATCAGCAACAATTCCGAAGCGTTTGCCGAAAAAGTCGAAGCGCTCGAAGACCTCCTTTTCTATCTCAACGATGCCTGA
- a CDS encoding nucleotide exchange factor GrpE has translation MNIPEEDDWPQTRAAIKDRLLEWIDTAGETDHGRQQLARMLAELDHQENSDEPAPPHAALPNAPAAASLHGLGQITRDLTALRHELKLNTKQNRSLSDTLASDAERIVAASDALLEQLRENSTRTTAGQSPTGQQVSPADASMSETTRSAITAIVEVDEALSRLTQAFEAAVRDCPEPPTTAATGWFGRRKLEQHEQLWQTAWQSRNQSLNGLAEGLRLTTQRMSQQLASLNIQRVGAAGDAFDPQTMQVLEVQPSSEHPVGTVLRVLRTGYQQATWLIRPAQVVTAQAVTTNS, from the coding sequence GTGAACATTCCCGAAGAAGACGACTGGCCCCAAACGCGAGCGGCAATCAAAGACAGGTTGCTCGAATGGATTGACACCGCAGGCGAAACCGACCACGGGCGACAACAACTGGCCAGGATGCTGGCGGAACTGGACCATCAAGAGAATTCCGATGAGCCTGCCCCGCCACACGCTGCCCTTCCGAATGCACCCGCCGCAGCCTCGCTTCATGGCCTGGGGCAAATCACTCGCGACCTGACCGCACTGCGGCATGAACTGAAGCTCAACACGAAACAAAACCGGTCACTTTCCGATACGCTCGCCAGTGACGCGGAACGAATCGTTGCTGCCAGCGACGCGTTGCTGGAACAACTCCGCGAAAACTCGACTCGGACAACAGCCGGCCAATCGCCCACGGGGCAACAAGTGTCACCCGCAGATGCGTCGATGTCGGAAACGACTCGTTCAGCGATCACCGCCATCGTAGAAGTCGACGAAGCGCTCTCGCGGCTCACACAAGCTTTCGAAGCCGCGGTGCGAGATTGCCCGGAGCCGCCCACCACGGCGGCCACCGGATGGTTTGGTCGTCGCAAACTCGAACAGCACGAACAACTCTGGCAAACCGCTTGGCAATCCAGAAATCAATCCCTCAACGGGCTGGCGGAAGGCCTGAGATTGACCACGCAACGAATGAGTCAACAATTGGCATCACTGAATATCCAACGTGTGGGAGCCGCCGGGGACGCCTTTGATCCGCAAACGATGCAGGTGTTGGAAGTCCAACCCTCTTCGGAACATCCCGTTGGCACTGTTCTGCGGGTTCTGCGAACCGGGTATCAACAAGCAACATGGTTGATTCGTCCCGCACAAGTCGTCACGGCCCAGGCCGTCACCACAAATTCTTGA
- a CDS encoding J domain-containing protein has protein sequence MSPSNQDPFEVLGLDAKATTAEIRARYLELVRQHPPERDADRFAEIHDAYTAVGDPIRVWSSRLFAPELPHFSDVIDQFQFQPQRLPTDALLRCAQRLHQSSRGPAK, from the coding sequence ATGAGCCCCTCGAATCAAGATCCCTTCGAAGTCCTTGGCCTGGACGCGAAGGCAACGACCGCTGAGATTCGCGCCCGGTACTTGGAACTGGTGCGTCAACATCCACCCGAACGTGACGCCGATCGGTTTGCTGAAATTCACGATGCGTACACAGCCGTTGGAGATCCAATTCGAGTTTGGTCCAGCCGACTGTTCGCCCCTGAACTCCCCCATTTCAGTGACGTAATTGACCAGTTTCAATTTCAACCTCAACGCTTGCCCACCGATGCGTTGCTTCGTTGTGCTCAACGACTCCATCAATCCAGCCGTGGACCAGCGAAGTGA